The following are encoded together in the Lathyrus oleraceus cultivar Zhongwan6 chromosome 3, CAAS_Psat_ZW6_1.0, whole genome shotgun sequence genome:
- the LOC127132159 gene encoding BTB/POZ domain-containing protein POB1, translating into MNNINSVESLIVMDSDVSRNGDSEDIDIGFAFNHSSFSDKIIQLEIMKDIIELFPNGNYSSTSANQTSLGKRRRDDMQKDNDDEAANPTNVADSHMDCSAVLKVRTLRISSAILAEKSMFFNKLFSNGMRESQQTRVTLRIEASEEAPFMELLNFMYNSFLNATSPPSLLDVFMAADKFEVASCMRYCSRILLNIPMTVESALLYLELPFSVRMGNAAQPLAIAAKQYLAARYKDITKHEEELMELPLAGIVALLSSDELRVASEDAVYDFVLKWARSQYPNLEERREILRANLIHFIRFPFMTCRKLRMVQTCNDFDHEVTSKLVSDALYFKAAVPHRQRILAAESASTSRLFIERSYVYRPIKVVEFEHPHQQCVVYLDLKREECANLFPSGRVCSQTFHLGGRRFFLSAQCNMDQQSFYHCFGLFFGMQENGSANFSLDYEFAFRSRPTLEYIRKYKGNFMFTGESGVGSRNFFATPWTSFMAEDSLFFINGVLHLRAELTIRNPADFSSPVVWQL; encoded by the exons ATGAACAACATCAATTCAGTTGAGTCTTTAATCGTGATGGACTCGGATGTCTCTAGAAATGGAGATTCTGAGGACATAGATATTGGCTTTGCCTTCAACCATTCTAGCTTCTCTGATAAAATCATTCAACTCGAAATCATGAAGGATATTATTGAACTTTTCCCTAATGGCAATTATTCCTCCACAAGCGCCAATCAAACTAGTCTCGGCAAAAGAAGAAGGGACGACATGCAGAAAGACAATG ATGATGAGGCTGCCAATCCCACGAATGTTGCAGATTCTCACATGGACTGCTCTGCAGTACTTAAAGTGAGAACACTGCGTATTAGCTCCGCCATCCTGGCTGAGAAGAGTATGTTCTTCAACAAG CTCTTCTCTAACGGGATGAGGGAGTCGCAGCAGACGCGCGTCACCCTGAGAATCGAAGCATCTG AGGAAGCTCCATTCATGGAGCTTTTGAACTTTATGTACAACAGCTTTCTGAATGCGACCTCACCGCCTAGTTTGTTGGACGTCTTTATGGCGGCGGACAAGTTTGAGGTGGCGTCCTGCATGAGATACTGCAGCCGGATATTGCTGAACATACCCATGACAGTGGAGTCTGCGTTGCTCTACCTAGAGCTTCCTTTCAGTGTGCGAATGGGTAATGCTGCTCAGCCATTGGCTATAGCAGCAAAACAATATCTCGCTGCTCGTTACAAGGACATCACAAA GCATGAGGAAGAGCTGATGGAATTGCCACTTGCTGGGATCGTGGCATTATTATCCAGCGATGAGTTGCGGGTCGCATCTGAGGATGCAGTGTACGACTTCGTGCTGAAGTGGGCTCGAAGCCAGTACCCTAATCTGGAAGAGAGGAGAGAAATCCTCAGAGCAAATCTTATCCACTTCATCCGCTTCCCGTTCATGACCTGCCGCAAGCTGAGGATGGTCCAAACTTGCAACGACTTCGATCATGAAGTCACTTCTAAGCTAGTATCTGATGCCTTGTATTTCAAGGCTGCGGTACCACACCGACAAAGGATACTCGCTGCGGAATCGGCTTCCACTAGTCGCCTCTTCATTGAGCGGTCATACGTGTACCGCCCTATTAAAGTTGTGGAATTCGAACATCCACATCAACAGTGTGTGGTCTACTTAGACCTGAAACGGGAGGAGTGCGCCAACTTGTTCCCTTCTGGCCGCGTCTGTTCACAGACCTTCCATTTAGGTGGTCGGAGGTTTTTCTTGTCAGCGCAATGCAATATGGACCAGCAGAGCTTCTACCATTGCTTCGGCTTGTTCTTTGGCATGCAGGAGAATGGCTCTGCCAACTTTAGTCTCGACTATGAATTTGCTTTTCGGTCGAGACCAACCTTAGAATACATCAGGAAATATAAAGGCAACTTTATGTTTACAGGGGAAAGTGGAGTCGGTTCCAGGAACTTTTTTGCTACACCATGGACATCGTTCATGGCGGAGGACAGCCTCTTCTTTATTAACGGCGTTCTCCATCTTAGAGCAGAGCTAACAATCAGAAACCCGGCGGATTTCAGTAGTCCTGTAGTTTGGCAGCTCTGA
- the LOC127132158 gene encoding uncharacterized protein At5g41620 isoform X2, with translation MCEENGRRINGEKDETCCRQEERSSRKIFNPITYLETSISFFSTSCSTRVPQLSNVKNTLCKKPLCKTLGISLSPASARDSRRRIRTSVDQSRRSVDRNGSAVQSASPASYRSSFEVTPENEVNPRSCLGESSCNSKCSKEFVKVLDRMRCLEEQCASNIATAKVLINELDFSQAQEEELVHEKKMNRKIMESLMKQITEDKRVNEIKERDMIKDVIQSVKEEIEDERRLRKSSESRYQSLARELSEVKSLFRCSLRDLEREKKTSILLENLCDDFAKGVRDYEHEVRSVTHNANKYHIKDDSSLDRLILHISEAWLDERTQMKLLHDSCGNNLPQTHSIVDKLHVDIETFLRAKKSIDSSKYTNSSTKKVKEIYPCRRSLDSFKLKETITSPHNFSKEASVGTDIFEERMNAEKGLNKLNAVKNMSSEIGRYSKSLLNAPSPKVSKFYETKQGLPESDRARTKRISLSQSIVGNSSMSSEGDKVYPESICREDSCVRSAVTIKGTSPVKQWKTTLARGVKDNTFMAKLIEARLEGHKSQTKHTKSSF, from the exons ATGTGTGAAGAAAATGGAAGAAGGATTAATGGTGAAAAAGACGAAACTTGTTGCAGGCAAGAAGAGAGGAGTAGTAGGAAGATCTTCAACCCCATCACCTACTTGGAGACTTCAATTTCCTTCTTCTCAACATCATGTTCAACAAGAGTTCCTCAACTCTCCAACGTCAAAAACACTCTCTGCAAGAAACCTCTGTGCAAAACTCTGGGAATTTCACTCTCACCAG CATCTGCTAGGGACTCGAGAAGACGTATTCGAACATCAGTTGATCAAAGCCGAAGATCAGTTGACAGAAATGGTTCTGCTGTGCAGTCTGCGTCCCCCGCTAGTTACCGAAGCTCGTTCGAA GTTACACCAGAAAATGAAGTAAATCCTAGAAGTTGTTTAGGAGAGTCAAGCTGCAACTCGAAATGTTCAAAAGAGTTCGTCAAGGTTCTCGATCGTATGCGGTGTCTTGAAGAACAGTGTGCGTCAAATATAGCAACAGCGAAAGTGCTGATAAATGAGCTAGATTTTTCTCAAGCACAAGAAGAAGAGTTGGTACATGAAAAGAAAATGAATAGGAAGATAATGGAGAGCTTAATGAAGCAAATAACAGAAGACAAACGTGTTAACGAAATCAAAGAGCGTGATATGATCAAAGATGTAATCCAGTCTGTcaaggaagagattgaagatgAAAGGAGGTTAAGAAAGAGTTCAGAAAGCCGATATCAGAGCCTTGCCAGGGAGCTTTCAGAAGTGAAGTCTTTGTTCCGTTGTAGTTTGAGAGACCTCGAAAGAGAGAAAAAAACAAGTATCCTTTTGGAAAATTTGTGTGACGATTTTGCTAAAGGAGTAAGAGATTATGAACATGAAGTACGTTCTGTGACGCATAATGCGAATAAATATCACATCAAAGACGATAGTAGCCTTGATAGGCTAATACTTCATATTTCAGAAGCTTGGCTTGACGAGCGCACACAAATGAAGCTACTTCATGACAGTTGTGGTAACAATCTCCCACAGACACATTCCATTGTCGACAAATTACATGTTGACATAGAAACATTTCTTCGAGCAAAGAAATCTATTGACTCAAGTAAATATACTAACTCCTCTACTAAAAAGGTCAAGGAAATTTACCCTTGCCGACGTTCATTGGATTCCTTTAAACTAAAGGAAACAATAACTTCACCTCATAATTTTTCCAAGGAAGCTTCCGTTGGGACCGATATTTTTGAAGAGAGAATGAATGCTGAGAAAGGACTTAACAAACTCAATGCCGTAAAGAACATGTCAAGTGAGATTGGAAGGTATAGCAAAAGTCTATTAAATGCTCCTAGTCCTAAGGTATCAAAATTCTATGAGACAAAACAAGGTCTACCAGAAAGTGACAGAGCCAGGACAAAGAGAATTAGTTTAAGTCAGAGCATAGTTGGAAACAGTTCCATGTCATCAGAAGGTGATAAGGTGTATCCTGAGAGTATTTGCAGGGAAGATTCATGTGTTCGTTCAGCAGTTACAATTAAGGGAACAAGTCCTGTGAAACAGTGGAAAACAACATTGGCTAGGGGAGTAAAAGACAATACATTTATGGCAAAATTGATTGAAGCAAGGTTAGAGGGACATAAGTCTCAGACAAAGCATACGAAAAGCTCTTTTTGA
- the LOC127132158 gene encoding uncharacterized protein At5g41620 isoform X1: MERREECVKKMEEGLMVKKTKLVAGKKRGVVGRSSTPSPTWRLQFPSSQHHVQQEFLNSPTSKTLSARNLCAKLWEFHSHQPASARDSRRRIRTSVDQSRRSVDRNGSAVQSASPASYRSSFEVTPENEVNPRSCLGESSCNSKCSKEFVKVLDRMRCLEEQCASNIATAKVLINELDFSQAQEEELVHEKKMNRKIMESLMKQITEDKRVNEIKERDMIKDVIQSVKEEIEDERRLRKSSESRYQSLARELSEVKSLFRCSLRDLEREKKTSILLENLCDDFAKGVRDYEHEVRSVTHNANKYHIKDDSSLDRLILHISEAWLDERTQMKLLHDSCGNNLPQTHSIVDKLHVDIETFLRAKKSIDSSKYTNSSTKKVKEIYPCRRSLDSFKLKETITSPHNFSKEASVGTDIFEERMNAEKGLNKLNAVKNMSSEIGRYSKSLLNAPSPKVSKFYETKQGLPESDRARTKRISLSQSIVGNSSMSSEGDKVYPESICREDSCVRSAVTIKGTSPVKQWKTTLARGVKDNTFMAKLIEARLEGHKSQTKHTKSSF; the protein is encoded by the exons ATGGAAAGAAGAGAAGAATGTGTGAAGAAAATGGAAGAAGGATTAATGGTGAAAAAGACGAAACTTGTTGCAGGCAAGAAGAGAGGAGTAGTAGGAAGATCTTCAACCCCATCACCTACTTGGAGACTTCAATTTCCTTCTTCTCAACATCATGTTCAACAAGAGTTCCTCAACTCTCCAACGTCAAAAACACTCTCTGCAAGAAACCTCTGTGCAAAACTCTGGGAATTTCACTCTCACCAG CCAGCATCTGCTAGGGACTCGAGAAGACGTATTCGAACATCAGTTGATCAAAGCCGAAGATCAGTTGACAGAAATGGTTCTGCTGTGCAGTCTGCGTCCCCCGCTAGTTACCGAAGCTCGTTCGAA GTTACACCAGAAAATGAAGTAAATCCTAGAAGTTGTTTAGGAGAGTCAAGCTGCAACTCGAAATGTTCAAAAGAGTTCGTCAAGGTTCTCGATCGTATGCGGTGTCTTGAAGAACAGTGTGCGTCAAATATAGCAACAGCGAAAGTGCTGATAAATGAGCTAGATTTTTCTCAAGCACAAGAAGAAGAGTTGGTACATGAAAAGAAAATGAATAGGAAGATAATGGAGAGCTTAATGAAGCAAATAACAGAAGACAAACGTGTTAACGAAATCAAAGAGCGTGATATGATCAAAGATGTAATCCAGTCTGTcaaggaagagattgaagatgAAAGGAGGTTAAGAAAGAGTTCAGAAAGCCGATATCAGAGCCTTGCCAGGGAGCTTTCAGAAGTGAAGTCTTTGTTCCGTTGTAGTTTGAGAGACCTCGAAAGAGAGAAAAAAACAAGTATCCTTTTGGAAAATTTGTGTGACGATTTTGCTAAAGGAGTAAGAGATTATGAACATGAAGTACGTTCTGTGACGCATAATGCGAATAAATATCACATCAAAGACGATAGTAGCCTTGATAGGCTAATACTTCATATTTCAGAAGCTTGGCTTGACGAGCGCACACAAATGAAGCTACTTCATGACAGTTGTGGTAACAATCTCCCACAGACACATTCCATTGTCGACAAATTACATGTTGACATAGAAACATTTCTTCGAGCAAAGAAATCTATTGACTCAAGTAAATATACTAACTCCTCTACTAAAAAGGTCAAGGAAATTTACCCTTGCCGACGTTCATTGGATTCCTTTAAACTAAAGGAAACAATAACTTCACCTCATAATTTTTCCAAGGAAGCTTCCGTTGGGACCGATATTTTTGAAGAGAGAATGAATGCTGAGAAAGGACTTAACAAACTCAATGCCGTAAAGAACATGTCAAGTGAGATTGGAAGGTATAGCAAAAGTCTATTAAATGCTCCTAGTCCTAAGGTATCAAAATTCTATGAGACAAAACAAGGTCTACCAGAAAGTGACAGAGCCAGGACAAAGAGAATTAGTTTAAGTCAGAGCATAGTTGGAAACAGTTCCATGTCATCAGAAGGTGATAAGGTGTATCCTGAGAGTATTTGCAGGGAAGATTCATGTGTTCGTTCAGCAGTTACAATTAAGGGAACAAGTCCTGTGAAACAGTGGAAAACAACATTGGCTAGGGGAGTAAAAGACAATACATTTATGGCAAAATTGATTGAAGCAAGGTTAGAGGGACATAAGTCTCAGACAAAGCATACGAAAAGCTCTTTTTGA